The Ovis canadensis isolate MfBH-ARS-UI-01 breed Bighorn chromosome 13, ARS-UI_OviCan_v2, whole genome shotgun sequence genome includes a region encoding these proteins:
- the ZNF335 gene encoding zinc finger protein 335 isoform X3, whose translation MEENEVESSSDAAPRPGRPEEPSESGLGVGTSEAVSADSSDAAAAPGPAEADDSGVGQSSDRGSSSLEEVSESSSSTDPLPHGYLPDSSSVSRGPVAGVTGGPPALVHSSALPDPNMLVSDCMASSSDLGSAIDKIIESTIGPDLIRSCITVTSAEGSGAEATRYLILQGPDDGAPMASPMSSSTLAHSLAAIEALADGPTSTSTCLEPPEDAQGGPSSPAQPPLGSGPEEPDLQSLEAMMEVVVVQQFKCKMCQYRSSTKATLLRHMRERHFRPAAAGKKGRPRKSGSSAQPQEEEGPEEEDDDDIIDAGAIDDLEEDSDYNPADDEPRGRQLRPQRPTPSTLRPRRRPGRPRKLPHLETLDLPDGVEGEPLVSSQSGQSPPEPQDPEAPSSSGRGRLVALGKANRAHVEPSVSQSDARNAASSFQDEADALPRRRGRPSRRFLGKKYRNRYYYKSPKPLLRPFLCRICGSRFLSHEDLRFHVNSHEAGNPQLFKCLQCSYRSRRWSSLKEHMFNHVGSKPYKCDKCSYTSVYRKDVIRHAAVHSRDRKKRPDPTPKLSSFPCPVCGRVYPMQKRLTQHMKTHSTEKPHMCDKCGKSFKKRYTFKMHLLTHIQAVANRRFKCEFCEFVCEDKKALLNHQLSHVSDKPFKCSFCPYRTFREDFLLSHVAVKHTGAKPFACEYCHFSTRHKKNLRLHVRCRHASSFEEWGRRHPEEPPSRRRPFFSLQQIEELKQQHSTAPGPPAGSPGPPEIPSEAPPFQSPETPPLLCSDTLGGATIIYQPGTAESTAVATQTALDLLLNMSTQRELSGTALQVAVVKSEDVDTGLASSGGQPSPAGATPQVVTLHVADPGGSVAAESQLGPPDLQQMTLAPGPFSGAGYSVISAPTVEEGTSTPGTPYSEEPPGEAAQTVVVGDTLKEAGTHFIMAADGTQLHHIQLTADGSISFPSTEALASGAKWPLLQYGGLPRDGPEPPAPARTHQSRDPQGSASPPPAASKPLGLVVPPSPPSAATASSKKFSCKICAEAFTGRAEMESHKRAHAGPGAFKCPDCPFSARQWPEVRAHMAQHSSLRPHQCSQCSFASKNKKDLRRHMLTHTNEKPFECQLCGQRFNRNGHLKFHIQRLHSPDGRKAAAPTARPPTGPPTQTIILNSDDETLATLHTAFQSSHGVLGPERLQQALGQEHIFVAQEQTVSNPEEAAYIQEITTADGQMVQHLVASDSQVQYIISPDGVQQLLPQEYVVVPEGHHIQVQEGQITHIQYEQGAPFLQESQIQYVPVSPGQQLVTQAQLEAAAHSAVTAVADAAMAQAQGLFGTEEAVPEHIQQLQHQGIEYDVITLSDD comes from the exons ATGGAGGAAAACGAGGTGGAGAGCAGTAGCGACGCGGCGCCTAGGCCTGGCCGGCCAGAGGAGCCCTCGGAGAGCGGGTTGGGTGTGGGCACCTCGGAAGCCGTGTCGGCCGACAGCAGCGACGCCGCGGCCGCCCCGGGGCCAGCGGAGGCCGACGATTCCGGCGTGGGGCAGAGCTCGGACCGCGGCAGCAGCTCGCTG GAGGAGGTATCTGAGAGCAGCTCCAGCACAGACCCCCTACCCCATGGCTACCTCCCTGACTCATCTTCTGTTTCCCGCGGGCCAGTGGCAGGGGTGACGGGCGGCCCCCCAGCCCTGGTGCACTCCAGTGCACTGCCAGACCCCAACATGCTGGTGTCCGACTGTATGGCTTCTTCCTCGGACCTGGGCTCGGCCATTGACAAGATCATCGAGTCCACCATCGGGCCCGACCTCATCCGGA GCTGCATCACTGTGACCAGTGCGGAGGGCAGCGGGGCCGAGGCCACACGGTACCTGATCCTGCAGGGACCAGACGATG GCGCCCCCATGGCATCACCGATGTCCAGTTCCACCCTGGCCCATAGCCTGGCAGCCATCGAGGCCCTGGCCGATGGCCCCACATCCACGTCCACGTGCCTAGAGCCACCAGAGGATGCGCAGGGTGGGCCCAGCTCCCCGGCGCAGCCACCCCTGGGTTCTGGCCCCGAGGAGCCGGACTTGCAGAGCCTGGAGGCcatgatggaggtggtggtggtgcagcAGTTCAAGTGCAAGATGTGCCAGTACCGGAGCAGCACCAAGGCCACGCTGCTGCGCCACATGCGGGAGCGGCACTTCCGCCCGG cagcagctggtaagAAGGGGCGTCCGCGCAAGTCGGGCAGCTCGGCCCAGCCCCAGGAGGAAGAGGGCCCAGAGGAGGAAGACGACGACGACATCATAGATGCTGGTGCCATCGATGACCTGGAGG AAGACAGTGACTATAACCCTGCAGATGACGAGCCCCGGGGCCGGCAGCTGCGGCCCCAGCGCCCCACCCCCAGTACCCTGAGACCCCGCAGGAGACCTGGCCGGCCCCGGAAGCTGCCTCACCTGGAGACCTTGGATCTCCCAGATG GTGTGGAAGGAGAGCCTTTAGTGAGTTCACAAAGTGGACAGAGCCCTCCGGAGCCACAAGACCCCGAGGCACCCAGCTCCTCAGGGCGGGGACGCCTGGTGGCCCTGGGCAAGGCCAACCGGGCCCACGTGGAACCCAGTGTGAGCCAGTCAGATGCAAGGAACGCAGCTTCGTCCTTCCAGGATGAGGCTGACGCCCTGCCCCGCCGTCGTGGTAGGCCCTCCAGGCGCTTCCTTGGCAAGAAATACCGCAA CAGGTACTATTACAAGTCACCCAAACCGCTCCTGCGGCCTTTCCTGTGCCGCATCTGCGGCTCCCGCTTCCTGTCCCACGAGGATCTGCGCTTCCACGTCAACTCCCATGAGGCCGGCAACCCCCAGCTCTTCAAGTGCCTGCAGTGCAGCTACCGCTCCCGTCGCTGGTCCTCACTCAAG GAGCACATGTTCAACCACGTGGGCAGTAAGCCCTACAAGTGTGACAAATGCAGCTACACCAGCGTCTATCGGAAGGACGTCATCCGGCACGCGGCTGTGCACAGCCGGGATCG GAAAAAGAGGCCAGACCCG ACCCCAAAGCTGAGCTCCTTCCCCTGCCCCGTGTGTGGCCGTGTCTACCCCATGCAAAAGAGACTCACTCAGCACATGAAGACACACAGCACCGAGAAGCCCCACATGTGCGACAAG tgTGGAAAGTCCTTTAAGAAGCGCTACACCTTCAAGATGCACCTGCTCACGCACATCCAGGCTGTCGCCAACCGCAG GTTCAAATGCGAGTTCTGCGAGTTTGTTTGCGAGGACAAGAAGGCGCTGCTCAACCACCAGCTGTCCCACGTCAGTGACAAGCCCTTCAAGTGTAGCTTTTGCCCCTATCGCACCTTCCGAGAGGACTTCCTGCTATCCCACGTGGCTGTCAAGCATACAG GGGCCAAGCCCTTTGCCTGCGAGTACTGCCACTTCAGCACGCGGCACAAGAAGAACCTGCGGCTGCATGTGCGCTGCCGGCACGCCAGCAGCTTCGAGGAGTGGGGGCGGCGCCACCCCGAGGAGCCCCCCTCCCGCCGCCGCCCCTTCTTCTCCCTGCAGCAGATCGAGGAGCTGAAGCAGCAGCACAGCACGGCCCCTGGGCCCCCCGCCGGCTCCCCAGGACCTCCCGAG ATCCCCTCAGAGGCTCCACCTTTCCAGTCCCCTGAGACCCCCCCACTGCTCTGTTCCGACACCCTGGGTGGTGCCACCATCATTTATCAGCCAG GGACTGCGGAGTCGACAGCTGTGGCCACGCAGACAGCCTTGGACCTGCTGCTGAACATGAGCACTCAGCGGGAGCTGAGTGGCACAGCCCTGCAG GTGGCCGTGGTGAAGTCAGAGGACGTGGACACAGGGTTAGCGTCCTCTGGGGGGCAGCCCTCCCCAGCAGGCGCCACTCCCCAGGTGGTCACCCTCCACGTGGCAGACCCAGGAGGCAGCGTGGCCGCTGAGAGCCAGCTTGGGCCCCCTGACCTGCAGCAGATGACCCTGGCACCTGGGCCGTTCAGCGGGGCTGGCTATAGTGTCATTTCGGCCCCCACCGTGGAGGAGGGCACTTCGACTCCTGGCACGCCTTACAG CGAGGAGCCCCCGGGGGAGGCAGCCCAGACCGTGGTCGTGGGTGACACCCTGAAAGAAGCTGGCACGCACTTCATCATGGCAGCCGACGGGACCCAGCTGCACCACATCCAG CTGACTGCAGACGGCTCCATCTCCTTTCCAAGTACAGAAGCCTTGGCCTCCGGTGCCAAGTGGCCCCTCCTGCAGTATGGGGGGCTGCCCAGAGATGGTCCTGAGCCCCCGGCTCCAGCCAGGACCCACCAGTCAAGGGACCCTCAGGGCTCTGCCTCCCCACCTCCTGCAGCCAGCAAACCTTTGGGCCTGGTAGTGCCCCCCTCGCCGCCATCTGCAGCTACTGCCTCATCAAAGAAGTTTTCCTGCAAGATCTGTGCCGAGGCCTTCACCGGCCGAGCAGAGATGGAGAGTCACAAACGGGCCCATGCCGGGCCGGGAGCCTTCAAGTGCCCTGACTGCCCCTTCAGTGCTCGCCAGTGGCCCGAGGTCCGG GCCCACATGGCACAGCACTCGAGCCTGCGGCCCCACCAGTGCAGCCAGTGCAGCTTCGCCTCCAAGAACAAGAAGGACCTGCGGCGGCACATGCTGACCCACACCAACGAGAAGCCCTTCGAGTGCCAGCTCTGCGGGCAGCG CTTCAACCGCAACGGGCACCTCAAGTTCCACATCCAGCGGCTCCACAGCCCTGACGGGAGGAAGGCGGCAGCGCCCACTGCACGTCCTCCAACCGGGCCCCCCACCCAGACCATCATCCTCAACAGTGATGACGAGACactggccacactgcaca cTGCCTTCCAGTCCAGTCACGGGGTCCTGGGTCCGGAGCGGCTCCAACAGGCACTGGGCCAAGAACACATCTTTGTGGCCCAGGAACAGACAGTGAGCAATCCG GAGGAAGCCGCCTATATCCAAGAGATCACCACGGCGGACGGCCAGATGGTCCAGCACCTGGTGGCGTCTGATAGCCAG GTACAGTACATCATTTCCCCGGATGGAGTGCAGCAGCTCCTTCCCCAGGAATATGTGGTGGTGCCCGAGGGCCATCACATCCAG GTACAGGAGGGCCAGATCACACACATCCAGTACGAGCAAGGGGCCCCCTTCCTTCAGGAGTCCCAG ATCCAGTACGTGCCTGTGTCCCCGGGCCAGCAGTTGGTCACCCAGGCCCAGCTTGAGGCTGCGGCACACTCAGCTGTCACAG CGGTGGCCGACGCTGCCATGGCCCAAGCCCAGGGCCTCTTTGGCACAGAGGAGGCGGTGCCTGAACACATTCAACAGCTGCAGCACCAGGGCATCGAATACGACGTCATCACCCTGAGCGATGACTGA
- the ZNF335 gene encoding zinc finger protein 335 isoform X2: protein MEENEVESSSDAAPRPGRPEEPSESGLGVGTSEAVSADSSDAAAAPGPAEADDSGVGQSSDRGSSSLEEVSESSSSTDPLPHGYLPDSSSVSRGPVAGVTGGPPALVHSSALPDPNMLVSDCMASSSDLGSAIDKIIESTIGPDLIRSCITVTSAEGSGAEATRYLILQGPDDGAPMASPMSSSTLAHSLAAIEALADGPTSTSTCLEPPEDAQGGPSSPAQPPLGSGPEEPDLQSLEAMMEVVVVQQFKCKMCQYRSSTKATLLRHMRERHFRPAAAAGKKGRPRKSGSSAQPQEEEGPEEEDDDDIIDAGAIDDLEEDSDYNPADDEPRGRQLRPQRPTPSTLRPRRRPGRPRKLPHLETLDLPDGVEGEPLVSSQSGQSPPEPQDPEAPSSSGRGRLVALGKANRAHVEPSVSQSDARNAASSFQDEADALPRRRGRPSRRFLGKKYRKYYYKSPKPLLRPFLCRICGSRFLSHEDLRFHVNSHEAGNPQLFKCLQCSYRSRRWSSLKEHMFNHVGSKPYKCDKCSYTSVYRKDVIRHAAVHSRDRKKRPDPTPKLSSFPCPVCGRVYPMQKRLTQHMKTHSTEKPHMCDKCGKSFKKRYTFKMHLLTHIQAVANRRFKCEFCEFVCEDKKALLNHQLSHVSDKPFKCSFCPYRTFREDFLLSHVAVKHTGAKPFACEYCHFSTRHKKNLRLHVRCRHASSFEEWGRRHPEEPPSRRRPFFSLQQIEELKQQHSTAPGPPAGSPGPPEIPSEAPPFQSPETPPLLCSDTLGGATIIYQPGTAESTAVATQTALDLLLNMSTQRELSGTALQVAVVKSEDVDTGLASSGGQPSPAGATPQVVTLHVADPGGSVAAESQLGPPDLQQMTLAPGPFSGAGYSVISAPTVEEGTSTPGTPYSEEPPGEAAQTVVVGDTLKEAGTHFIMAADGTQLHHIQLTADGSISFPSTEALASGAKWPLLQYGGLPRDGPEPPAPARTHQSRDPQGSASPPPAASKPLGLVVPPSPPSAATASSKKFSCKICAEAFTGRAEMESHKRAHAGPGAFKCPDCPFSARQWPEVRAHMAQHSSLRPHQCSQCSFASKNKKDLRRHMLTHTNEKPFECQLCGQRFNRNGHLKFHIQRLHSPDGRKAAAPTARPPTGPPTQTIILNSDDETLATLHTAFQSSHGVLGPERLQQALGQEHIFVAQEQTVSNPEEAAYIQEITTADGQMVQHLVASDSQVQYIISPDGVQQLLPQEYVVVPEGHHIQVQEGQITHIQYEQGAPFLQESQIQYVPVSPGQQLVTQAQLEAAAHSAVTAVADAAMAQAQGLFGTEEAVPEHIQQLQHQGIEYDVITLSDD from the exons ATGGAGGAAAACGAGGTGGAGAGCAGTAGCGACGCGGCGCCTAGGCCTGGCCGGCCAGAGGAGCCCTCGGAGAGCGGGTTGGGTGTGGGCACCTCGGAAGCCGTGTCGGCCGACAGCAGCGACGCCGCGGCCGCCCCGGGGCCAGCGGAGGCCGACGATTCCGGCGTGGGGCAGAGCTCGGACCGCGGCAGCAGCTCGCTG GAGGAGGTATCTGAGAGCAGCTCCAGCACAGACCCCCTACCCCATGGCTACCTCCCTGACTCATCTTCTGTTTCCCGCGGGCCAGTGGCAGGGGTGACGGGCGGCCCCCCAGCCCTGGTGCACTCCAGTGCACTGCCAGACCCCAACATGCTGGTGTCCGACTGTATGGCTTCTTCCTCGGACCTGGGCTCGGCCATTGACAAGATCATCGAGTCCACCATCGGGCCCGACCTCATCCGGA GCTGCATCACTGTGACCAGTGCGGAGGGCAGCGGGGCCGAGGCCACACGGTACCTGATCCTGCAGGGACCAGACGATG GCGCCCCCATGGCATCACCGATGTCCAGTTCCACCCTGGCCCATAGCCTGGCAGCCATCGAGGCCCTGGCCGATGGCCCCACATCCACGTCCACGTGCCTAGAGCCACCAGAGGATGCGCAGGGTGGGCCCAGCTCCCCGGCGCAGCCACCCCTGGGTTCTGGCCCCGAGGAGCCGGACTTGCAGAGCCTGGAGGCcatgatggaggtggtggtggtgcagcAGTTCAAGTGCAAGATGTGCCAGTACCGGAGCAGCACCAAGGCCACGCTGCTGCGCCACATGCGGGAGCGGCACTTCCGCCCGG cagcagcagctggtaagAAGGGGCGTCCGCGCAAGTCGGGCAGCTCGGCCCAGCCCCAGGAGGAAGAGGGCCCAGAGGAGGAAGACGACGACGACATCATAGATGCTGGTGCCATCGATGACCTGGAGG AAGACAGTGACTATAACCCTGCAGATGACGAGCCCCGGGGCCGGCAGCTGCGGCCCCAGCGCCCCACCCCCAGTACCCTGAGACCCCGCAGGAGACCTGGCCGGCCCCGGAAGCTGCCTCACCTGGAGACCTTGGATCTCCCAGATG GTGTGGAAGGAGAGCCTTTAGTGAGTTCACAAAGTGGACAGAGCCCTCCGGAGCCACAAGACCCCGAGGCACCCAGCTCCTCAGGGCGGGGACGCCTGGTGGCCCTGGGCAAGGCCAACCGGGCCCACGTGGAACCCAGTGTGAGCCAGTCAGATGCAAGGAACGCAGCTTCGTCCTTCCAGGATGAGGCTGACGCCCTGCCCCGCCGTCGTGGTAGGCCCTCCAGGCGCTTCCTTGGCAAGAAATACCGCAA GTACTATTACAAGTCACCCAAACCGCTCCTGCGGCCTTTCCTGTGCCGCATCTGCGGCTCCCGCTTCCTGTCCCACGAGGATCTGCGCTTCCACGTCAACTCCCATGAGGCCGGCAACCCCCAGCTCTTCAAGTGCCTGCAGTGCAGCTACCGCTCCCGTCGCTGGTCCTCACTCAAG GAGCACATGTTCAACCACGTGGGCAGTAAGCCCTACAAGTGTGACAAATGCAGCTACACCAGCGTCTATCGGAAGGACGTCATCCGGCACGCGGCTGTGCACAGCCGGGATCG GAAAAAGAGGCCAGACCCG ACCCCAAAGCTGAGCTCCTTCCCCTGCCCCGTGTGTGGCCGTGTCTACCCCATGCAAAAGAGACTCACTCAGCACATGAAGACACACAGCACCGAGAAGCCCCACATGTGCGACAAG tgTGGAAAGTCCTTTAAGAAGCGCTACACCTTCAAGATGCACCTGCTCACGCACATCCAGGCTGTCGCCAACCGCAG GTTCAAATGCGAGTTCTGCGAGTTTGTTTGCGAGGACAAGAAGGCGCTGCTCAACCACCAGCTGTCCCACGTCAGTGACAAGCCCTTCAAGTGTAGCTTTTGCCCCTATCGCACCTTCCGAGAGGACTTCCTGCTATCCCACGTGGCTGTCAAGCATACAG GGGCCAAGCCCTTTGCCTGCGAGTACTGCCACTTCAGCACGCGGCACAAGAAGAACCTGCGGCTGCATGTGCGCTGCCGGCACGCCAGCAGCTTCGAGGAGTGGGGGCGGCGCCACCCCGAGGAGCCCCCCTCCCGCCGCCGCCCCTTCTTCTCCCTGCAGCAGATCGAGGAGCTGAAGCAGCAGCACAGCACGGCCCCTGGGCCCCCCGCCGGCTCCCCAGGACCTCCCGAG ATCCCCTCAGAGGCTCCACCTTTCCAGTCCCCTGAGACCCCCCCACTGCTCTGTTCCGACACCCTGGGTGGTGCCACCATCATTTATCAGCCAG GGACTGCGGAGTCGACAGCTGTGGCCACGCAGACAGCCTTGGACCTGCTGCTGAACATGAGCACTCAGCGGGAGCTGAGTGGCACAGCCCTGCAG GTGGCCGTGGTGAAGTCAGAGGACGTGGACACAGGGTTAGCGTCCTCTGGGGGGCAGCCCTCCCCAGCAGGCGCCACTCCCCAGGTGGTCACCCTCCACGTGGCAGACCCAGGAGGCAGCGTGGCCGCTGAGAGCCAGCTTGGGCCCCCTGACCTGCAGCAGATGACCCTGGCACCTGGGCCGTTCAGCGGGGCTGGCTATAGTGTCATTTCGGCCCCCACCGTGGAGGAGGGCACTTCGACTCCTGGCACGCCTTACAG CGAGGAGCCCCCGGGGGAGGCAGCCCAGACCGTGGTCGTGGGTGACACCCTGAAAGAAGCTGGCACGCACTTCATCATGGCAGCCGACGGGACCCAGCTGCACCACATCCAG CTGACTGCAGACGGCTCCATCTCCTTTCCAAGTACAGAAGCCTTGGCCTCCGGTGCCAAGTGGCCCCTCCTGCAGTATGGGGGGCTGCCCAGAGATGGTCCTGAGCCCCCGGCTCCAGCCAGGACCCACCAGTCAAGGGACCCTCAGGGCTCTGCCTCCCCACCTCCTGCAGCCAGCAAACCTTTGGGCCTGGTAGTGCCCCCCTCGCCGCCATCTGCAGCTACTGCCTCATCAAAGAAGTTTTCCTGCAAGATCTGTGCCGAGGCCTTCACCGGCCGAGCAGAGATGGAGAGTCACAAACGGGCCCATGCCGGGCCGGGAGCCTTCAAGTGCCCTGACTGCCCCTTCAGTGCTCGCCAGTGGCCCGAGGTCCGG GCCCACATGGCACAGCACTCGAGCCTGCGGCCCCACCAGTGCAGCCAGTGCAGCTTCGCCTCCAAGAACAAGAAGGACCTGCGGCGGCACATGCTGACCCACACCAACGAGAAGCCCTTCGAGTGCCAGCTCTGCGGGCAGCG CTTCAACCGCAACGGGCACCTCAAGTTCCACATCCAGCGGCTCCACAGCCCTGACGGGAGGAAGGCGGCAGCGCCCACTGCACGTCCTCCAACCGGGCCCCCCACCCAGACCATCATCCTCAACAGTGATGACGAGACactggccacactgcaca cTGCCTTCCAGTCCAGTCACGGGGTCCTGGGTCCGGAGCGGCTCCAACAGGCACTGGGCCAAGAACACATCTTTGTGGCCCAGGAACAGACAGTGAGCAATCCG GAGGAAGCCGCCTATATCCAAGAGATCACCACGGCGGACGGCCAGATGGTCCAGCACCTGGTGGCGTCTGATAGCCAG GTACAGTACATCATTTCCCCGGATGGAGTGCAGCAGCTCCTTCCCCAGGAATATGTGGTGGTGCCCGAGGGCCATCACATCCAG GTACAGGAGGGCCAGATCACACACATCCAGTACGAGCAAGGGGCCCCCTTCCTTCAGGAGTCCCAG ATCCAGTACGTGCCTGTGTCCCCGGGCCAGCAGTTGGTCACCCAGGCCCAGCTTGAGGCTGCGGCACACTCAGCTGTCACAG CGGTGGCCGACGCTGCCATGGCCCAAGCCCAGGGCCTCTTTGGCACAGAGGAGGCGGTGCCTGAACACATTCAACAGCTGCAGCACCAGGGCATCGAATACGACGTCATCACCCTGAGCGATGACTGA